One window of Streptomyces sp. FIT100 genomic DNA carries:
- a CDS encoding pseudouridine synthase: MGRRRRAAPPVAPLPQRDGIDPVRVRLPADPDGAWATVRDHLVARYGGALGAERVEDLLRQGRFVAAEGPVAGDAPYAAGRYLWFHRDFAAEERVPFEIGIVHRDERLLVADKPHFLATTPRGRHITETALARLRRDLGLPELQPAHRLDRLTAGLALFVVRPQDRGAYQTLFRDRRVRKEYEAVAPYDPELALPVTVHSRIEKERGIHAAREVAGEPNSESTIELLEHRTGTGPGRPGGPAGSAGRALGRYRLLPATGRTHQLRVHMNSLGLPLLNDPVYPVVQEDGPDDYARPLQLLARVLEFTDPLTGRVCRFESRLRLSAWTA; this comes from the coding sequence GTGGGACGCAGACGACGGGCGGCGCCGCCCGTGGCGCCGCTGCCGCAGCGTGACGGGATCGACCCCGTACGCGTACGGCTGCCGGCCGATCCGGACGGGGCCTGGGCGACCGTACGGGACCACCTCGTGGCGCGGTACGGCGGCGCGCTCGGGGCGGAGCGGGTGGAGGACCTGCTGCGGCAGGGGCGGTTCGTCGCGGCCGAGGGGCCCGTGGCCGGGGACGCGCCGTACGCCGCGGGGCGGTATCTCTGGTTCCACCGGGATTTCGCCGCCGAGGAGCGCGTGCCGTTCGAGATCGGGATCGTCCACCGTGACGAGCGTCTGCTGGTCGCCGACAAACCGCACTTTCTCGCCACGACGCCGCGTGGTCGGCACATCACCGAGACCGCGCTGGCGCGGCTCCGCCGCGACCTGGGGCTGCCCGAGCTCCAGCCGGCGCACCGACTGGACCGGCTGACGGCGGGGCTCGCGCTGTTCGTCGTACGGCCGCAGGACCGTGGCGCGTACCAGACGCTGTTCCGGGACCGGCGCGTGCGCAAGGAGTACGAGGCGGTCGCGCCGTACGACCCGGAGCTCGCGCTCCCGGTGACCGTGCACAGCCGTATCGAGAAGGAGCGCGGGATCCACGCGGCCCGCGAGGTGGCGGGCGAGCCGAACAGCGAAAGCACGATCGAGCTGCTGGAGCATCGCACCGGGACGGGGCCCGGCCGGCCGGGCGGCCCGGCAGGATCGGCCGGCCGGGCCCTGGGCCGGTACCGGCTGCTGCCGGCGACCGGCCGGACCCATCAGCTGCGGGTGCACATGAACAGCCTCGGGCTGCCCCTCCTCAACGATCCGGTGTACCCGGTGGTGCAGGAGGACGGTCCCGACGACTACGCGCGGCCGTTGCAGTTGCTCGCGCGGGTCCTGGAGTTCACGGATCCGCTCACCGGCCGGGTGTGCCGCTTCGAGAGCCGGCTGCGCCTCTCCGCCTGGACGGCCTGA
- a CDS encoding gluconokinase: MSTPHVVVVMGVAGTGKTTIGPLLADALGVPYAEGDDFHPADNVAKMSSGVPLDDADREPWLDAIGQWAHGRAGLGGVVSSSALKRMYRDRLRAAAPDAVFLHLTGDRALIERRMAERKGHFMPTTLLDSQFATLQPLQEDEAGVSVDVSGTPEEITERAVAALRRLDQSPTTNASKESP; the protein is encoded by the coding sequence ATGAGCACCCCCCACGTGGTTGTCGTGATGGGCGTGGCAGGGACCGGCAAGACCACGATCGGTCCCCTGCTCGCGGACGCCCTGGGCGTCCCGTACGCCGAGGGCGACGACTTCCATCCCGCGGACAACGTGGCCAAGATGTCCTCCGGTGTGCCGCTGGACGATGCGGACCGCGAGCCCTGGCTCGACGCCATCGGGCAGTGGGCGCACGGCAGGGCCGGACTCGGCGGGGTCGTCTCCAGCTCCGCGCTGAAGCGCATGTACCGGGACCGGCTGCGGGCGGCCGCCCCGGACGCCGTCTTCCTCCACCTCACCGGTGACCGCGCGCTCATCGAGCGGCGGATGGCGGAGCGCAAGGGGCACTTCATGCCCACCACACTGCTCGACTCGCAGTTCGCCACCCTTCAGCCGCTGCAGGAGGACGAGGCCGGCGTCTCCGTCGACGTCTCCGGTACGCCCGAAGAGATCACCGAGCGGGCAGTGGCCGCGCTGCGCCGGCTCGACCAGTCCCCCACCACCAACGCTTCCAAGGAATCACCGTGA
- a CDS encoding S-(hydroxymethyl)mycothiol dehydrogenase produces MAQQVQGVVAPGRNEPVQVVEITVPDPGPGEAVVGIQACGVCHTDLHYKQGGISDDFPFLLGHEAAGVVESVGDGVTDVAPGDFVILNWRAVCGRCRACLRGRPWYCFDTHNARQKMTLAATGTELSPALGIGAFAEKTLVAAGQCTKVDPAVSPAVAGLLGCGVMAGIGAAVNTGGVGRGDTVAVIGCGGVGDAAIVGSRLAGAARIIAVDIDDRKLETAKSMGATHTVNSRATDPVEAVRELTGGFGADVVIEAVGRPETYKQAFYARDLAGTVVLVGVPTPEMTLDIPLLDVFGRGGALKSSWYGDCLPSRDFPMLIDLHQQGRIDLGAFVTETIGLGDVEKAFARMHEGDVLRSVVLL; encoded by the coding sequence ATGGCGCAGCAGGTCCAGGGGGTCGTCGCCCCCGGCAGGAACGAGCCCGTCCAGGTGGTGGAGATCACCGTCCCCGATCCGGGGCCCGGCGAAGCCGTGGTCGGGATCCAGGCGTGCGGGGTCTGCCACACCGACCTCCACTACAAACAGGGCGGCATCAGCGACGACTTCCCCTTCCTGCTCGGCCACGAGGCCGCGGGCGTCGTGGAGTCCGTCGGGGACGGCGTCACCGATGTGGCCCCCGGCGACTTCGTCATCCTCAACTGGCGGGCCGTGTGCGGACGCTGCCGGGCCTGTCTGCGCGGCAGGCCCTGGTACTGCTTCGACACGCACAACGCCCGGCAGAAGATGACCCTCGCCGCGACGGGCACCGAGCTCTCCCCGGCCCTCGGCATCGGCGCCTTCGCCGAGAAGACCCTCGTCGCCGCGGGCCAGTGCACCAAGGTCGACCCGGCCGTCTCCCCGGCGGTGGCCGGCCTGCTGGGCTGCGGGGTGATGGCCGGCATCGGAGCCGCCGTCAACACCGGCGGCGTCGGCCGCGGCGACACCGTCGCCGTCATCGGCTGCGGCGGCGTCGGGGACGCCGCGATCGTCGGCTCCCGCCTCGCCGGGGCCGCCCGGATCATCGCCGTCGACATCGACGACCGCAAGCTGGAGACGGCGAAGTCCATGGGGGCCACCCACACGGTGAACTCCCGCGCCACCGACCCCGTCGAGGCCGTCCGCGAGCTCACCGGCGGCTTCGGCGCGGACGTCGTCATCGAGGCCGTGGGCCGCCCGGAGACGTACAAGCAGGCGTTCTACGCCCGCGATCTGGCCGGCACGGTCGTCCTCGTCGGCGTGCCGACGCCCGAGATGACGCTCGACATCCCCCTCCTCGACGTCTTCGGCCGCGGCGGCGCGCTCAAGTCCTCCTGGTACGGCGACTGTCTGCCGTCCCGCGACTTCCCCATGCTCATCGACCTCCACCAGCAGGGCCGCATCGACCTCGGCGCCTTCGTCACCGAGACGATCGGTCTCGGCGACGTCGAGAAGGCGTTCGCCCGCATGCACGAGGGAGACGTCCTGCGCTCCGTCGTCCTGCTGTGA
- a CDS encoding FadR/GntR family transcriptional regulator codes for MSTEGHGLHTHVLDSLGLAITAGEYPPGSVLRTDELAQRFDVSRTVVREVVRVLESMHLVESRRRVGVTVRPTEQWNVYDPRVIRWRLAGADRPRQLRSLTVLRSAVEPVAAGLAARNATPEQCAALTECALGMVATSRGHQLEGYLKHDIAFHRIVLNASGNEMFARLGDVVAEVLAGRTHHHVMFEDPDPAAVTLHVKVAEAVREGDAESAERLTREIAIGALQELDVLAP; via the coding sequence ATGAGCACAGAGGGCCACGGGCTGCACACACACGTACTCGACAGCCTCGGCCTGGCGATCACCGCGGGCGAGTACCCCCCGGGCAGCGTCCTGCGCACCGACGAACTGGCCCAGCGCTTCGACGTCTCCCGCACCGTCGTCCGCGAAGTGGTCCGCGTCCTGGAGTCGATGCACCTCGTCGAGTCCCGGCGCCGCGTCGGCGTGACCGTACGCCCCACCGAGCAGTGGAACGTCTACGACCCGCGCGTCATCCGCTGGCGCCTCGCCGGCGCCGACCGCCCCCGCCAGCTGCGCTCCCTCACCGTGCTCCGCTCCGCGGTCGAACCGGTCGCCGCCGGGCTCGCCGCCCGCAACGCCACCCCCGAGCAGTGCGCAGCCCTCACCGAGTGCGCCCTCGGCATGGTCGCCACCTCCCGCGGCCACCAGCTGGAGGGATATCTGAAGCACGACATCGCCTTCCACCGGATCGTGCTCAACGCCTCGGGCAACGAGATGTTCGCCCGGCTCGGCGATGTCGTCGCCGAGGTCCTCGCCGGCCGCACGCACCACCATGTGATGTTCGAGGACCCGGACCCGGCGGCCGTCACCCTCCATGTCAAGGTCGCCGAAGCCGTTCGCGAAGGCGACGCGGAAAGTGCCGAGCGTCTCACCCGGGAGATCGCCATCGGCGCCCTCCAGGAGTTGGACGTCCTCGCCCCCTGA
- a CDS encoding amino acid permease has product MSDRTMTAADTTVAGPPATGTPHVDAGDAGYRKDLKSRHINMIAIGGAIGTGLFLGAGGRMANAGPSLFIAYAVCGVFAFFVVRALGELVLYRPSSGAFVSYAREFMGEKGAYTAGWLYFLNWSTTAIADITAAATYAHFWAMFSDVPQWILALIALAVVLAANLISVKYFGEMEFWFAIIKVGALVAFMLVGIYLVVTQHEVGGHTPGLSTITDNGGIFPLGVMPMMLLIQGVVFAYASVELCGVAAGETENPEKIMPKAINSIMWRVGLFYVGSVVLLALLLPYTAYSADQSPFVTLFDKLGIPGAAGVMNLVVLTAALSSLNSGLYSTGRILRSMSVSGSAPKFTGVMNKGGVPYGGILLTAGFGVVGVFLNYVMPGDAFELVLNFASIGIIGTWGMIMVCSLLFWHRSKDGRVTRPGYRLPWAPYTQIVTLVFLASVLVLMWMDGGIGRTTVNCLPLIGLALVGGWYVVRKRVGRIAADREGAGVA; this is encoded by the coding sequence ATGAGTGACCGCACCATGACTGCGGCCGATACAACCGTCGCCGGGCCTCCGGCAACGGGCACCCCCCACGTGGACGCCGGTGACGCCGGGTACCGCAAGGACCTCAAGTCGCGGCACATCAACATGATCGCCATCGGCGGCGCCATCGGTACGGGCCTCTTCCTCGGAGCGGGTGGCCGCATGGCCAACGCCGGCCCGTCGCTCTTCATCGCCTACGCCGTCTGCGGCGTCTTCGCCTTCTTCGTCGTGCGCGCGCTCGGCGAACTGGTGCTCTACCGGCCATCCTCCGGTGCCTTCGTCTCGTACGCCCGTGAGTTCATGGGTGAGAAGGGCGCCTACACGGCCGGCTGGCTGTACTTCCTCAACTGGTCGACGACCGCCATCGCCGACATCACCGCGGCCGCCACGTACGCCCATTTCTGGGCCATGTTCAGCGACGTCCCGCAGTGGATCCTCGCCCTCATCGCGCTCGCCGTGGTCCTCGCCGCCAACCTCATCTCGGTGAAGTACTTCGGCGAGATGGAGTTCTGGTTCGCGATCATCAAGGTCGGCGCGCTCGTCGCCTTCATGCTCGTCGGCATCTACCTCGTCGTCACCCAGCACGAGGTCGGCGGCCACACCCCGGGCCTGTCCACCATCACCGACAACGGCGGCATCTTCCCGCTCGGCGTCATGCCGATGATGCTGCTGATCCAGGGCGTCGTCTTCGCCTACGCCTCCGTCGAGCTGTGCGGCGTCGCCGCCGGCGAGACCGAGAACCCCGAGAAGATCATGCCGAAGGCGATCAACTCGATCATGTGGCGCGTCGGCCTGTTCTACGTCGGCTCGGTGGTGCTGCTCGCCCTGCTGCTCCCGTACACCGCCTACTCCGCCGACCAGAGCCCCTTCGTCACCCTCTTCGACAAGCTGGGCATCCCGGGTGCGGCCGGCGTCATGAACCTGGTCGTGCTCACCGCGGCCCTCTCCAGCCTGAACTCGGGCCTGTACTCCACCGGCCGCATCCTGCGCTCCATGTCGGTCTCCGGCTCCGCGCCGAAGTTCACCGGAGTGATGAACAAGGGCGGCGTGCCCTACGGCGGCATCCTGCTCACCGCGGGCTTCGGCGTCGTCGGCGTCTTCCTGAACTACGTCATGCCCGGTGACGCCTTCGAGCTGGTGCTGAACTTCGCCTCCATCGGCATCATCGGCACCTGGGGCATGATCATGGTCTGCTCCCTGCTGTTCTGGCACCGCTCCAAGGACGGCCGGGTCACCCGCCCGGGCTACCGGCTGCCCTGGGCCCCGTACACGCAGATCGTCACGCTGGTCTTCCTGGCGTCCGTCCTCGTCCTCATGTGGATGGACGGCGGCATCGGCCGCACCACCGTGAACTGCCTGCCCCTGATCGGGCTCGCGCTGGTCGGCGGCTGGTACGTGGTCCGCAAGCGCGTCGGCAGGATCGCCGCCGACCGCGAGGGCGCGGGCGTCGCCTGA